A stretch of DNA from Micromonospora peucetia:
CACCTGATCAGTCACCCCAGGTCACTTGCGCGGACAGTTGCGCTTGTCGTGCCCGTGGTAGGAACACACGCTGCACCGCCCAGCGTTGGGAGAGACTCCGCACGACCGCTTGTCGTGCCCTTCTTCACCACACCAAGAGCAAGTTCGGGTCCGGCTCGCGCTCATTTTTGTCCTTTGTGTTGTCCGTACCTCGCCACGCCTTGGGGAGGGCAAACTCAACTGCGCCTAATCCAGCGCGTTCGCGGAATCGACCCTATCGCTTTCCTGGTTCGTGGCCAGCAGGTCCGGCGACCCTCTACGCGGCCAGCACCCTGACGAACAGCCCGCCCTCGGGCGAGCGGACAAGAGCAGGACCTTGACTCCACGCCTATTTCCACGCCGCCCGACTCGCACCCTTCGTCCGTGTAACACCAATCAACCCTTATGTGTTGCTGAGATCACCTCAGTAGACAGATCCAAACATCCTGCTTGGGAACAACTCAGGCTTCTCGTCACTGAACACGCTAAGCCAAGTGGCGTTGCAGCGATGACAATGGCCTTCAGCCTAGGAGGAAGCGCCAGGAACCGGCAAGTGTCGCGGACCGCGTCCAGGCGGCGGAGTGAGTGTTGATCGATAGTTACCTCCGTCAGCCACTGGGGCCGTCAAGCCGATGCCAGCGGCGGCCATCCGGTCGTACTCGGCAAGGACCATATCCCTAGTCCGGTACATGCCATGCCTAGCTTCATCCTTACGCCTGAGGACAGTGAACGTGTTCATAATGTAGTTCACGTCATCCCGTGCAATGCCGTAGAGATGAAAGAATAGACCGTCCAGTTCAGCACGGATGACGGCACGCCGCTCTTCGTTCCAGCGAAACGGCGCACCATCATCACCTATATCACGAGCAAAAAAAGCCATATCGTGAGCAGTGTAAACCAACTCCAGGATACGTGGCTCAAGAAAAGAAGAATGAATAGACAGCAATTCCGGCGGAAGTGCGGGTAGCTGCTTGATGACAAAGTATTTAAATGCCGTCCCGCCGAGCTTTTGTCTCGCTACAAAGTCAAAGATCAGACTTGTCCAGTTGGCAAGCAGAAGCTCCATTCGCCCTTCGCCGCAGGCTAGCAGAAACTTGTCGCCAACCGCAGTCAGCGGCATTACAGTAGTAATCATGGTCCGCTCATCCAGGCTACTGGTCACGTCCCGCCAGCCCAGAAGCCACTGACGACCCCATCCCTTTCTATTAAGCTTGGACCGAACCTCGCCTTCACTTACCCAGTACCGGGGCTGGATTGTATAGCTTGGATCATCCAGCCTGCTGGCCGACGGAGTCGGGAGTGCGCGAACTCCCTTACCTTCCGACATGCTGGCGAGTGCGTAGTCGCCAAATCGATGCGTATAATGGTGCAGCATTTTCGCTTCATACAAGGGAAGCTTCCTGCATTCTCCCTTCGCAAAAATATTACCGGTCAAGGCCCAGCCATCAAGTTTGAGGTCCTCCCGCGTTTGAAACAATCCAGAGTCATTCGCCATATGGAACATCGCCATAAATGACAACGCCCAAGGATTACCCTTCGGGTCACCCTCCTTCCAGAGAATCGGAATACGACGATAGATGTCGAGGGTAATCTCCGCATCACGACGGGAGCGAAAAATCGGGCAGGTGCCGGTATTGGGGTTCACCAATTCAATCTCATCGCTATTCATGCCGACGTGCCGTTCGGAAACATCAAGCTCGACTAGCTCCGAAATTCGGTGCACCATGTCAACCGCCGCCTCATTCGGCAACCTTTGAAGCGTTAGCAGGCAAAAACGATTCCCTTGCGCGCCTGCCACATCACCAAAAAATCCTGCATTCCGAAAATCATACAAGGAGACGATGGATCTCTTGCGAGTGAGATTCTGAAAGAATAATTTGGTCGTGTCATCCGTCGCTATGCCGGTCGGAACGATTACCCCCAAGCGTCCACGCTCGCCCATGAGCGCATAGTCGGTTTCCGAGAAAACGGCGTAGGTGTTGATATCTCCTCGCCCGGTGAGCGGATACCGGCCGCCATTGCGCATAAAGTGGCTCTCGCCTTCGGCCCTCCGTTTAGCTGCCCCGAACTCCTCGTACAACGAGCGACGGTCCGCGTTATCCTTAAGCACGGCGATCAGCTTCTTCCGGGCGGCGGCGTTCGGCGCGGTTGCGATTGCCTCGTCCCGCTGGGCGAAGAACTCCTGCTCTTGCAGCTTGATGCGCTCCCACGGCGGGTTACCCAGAACGCTGTCAAAGCCGCCGGCCCAGCCCGTCGCCGGCTCGATGCCCGCGCCATGCGCCGGCACGTCGAAGACATCCGGAAACTCTAGGTGCCAGTGGAAGAACTCGTACTGCTTGCGCAGTCGATTGATTTCCTCGTGGGTCGCCTTCGAGGCGGCTGCGGCGGCGGGGTCGGCCAGCGCACGGAAGACCCCGTGAGTCACGGCCGGCGGAGCGTCCGGCGTCTTCCGCCACATGAACGCGGCGCACCAGGCGTCGGCGACGTGCAGCGCGTTTGCGTACTCAGTGGAGGTCTGCCACGTCTCGTATGCGGACGCCTGCCTGCGGACCTCCCCGAGGTTGCCGGCGGGGGCTGTGGTGATGTGGCGCAGGTCCCGGGCGAAGGCGATGTTGGTGACCCGGGCCTCGGCGTTCA
This window harbors:
- a CDS encoding Eco57I restriction-modification methylase domain-containing protein; translated protein: MSATARNQVFTAVHTIGGLLPADMLVRISEGRDVPGSKPADYRVVGARSVQNDAERHWDWLKAVWKDLRGTLPAAPEADTPADPTGLAAAQWLEPLFTAFGFGALSPIGTAGITADDGGKTFPISHRWNHVPVHLAPWNATLDKRPANGGVPPQSLVQECLNRTDAHLWGVLTNGRQLRLLRDSNALATAAYVEFDLEAIFDGELFSEFVLLYRLLHVSRFAVGEEAAPSTCWLEKWRAEAIKTGVRALDQLRRGVQEAIATLGTGFLRHPDNNRLRESLDVQEFHNALLRLVYRLLFLFVAEDRDALHPPETNDETRERYAKYFSSARLRAHARRRRGTTHADLYQALRIVLDALGHVDGRPEIGVPGLGGIFDDREPDAPLHGLSLSNEHLLTAVRHLCQVRDTGSRRWRSVDYRNLDAEELGSIYESLLELVPRHSAVDRTFELVELAGNTRKTTGSYYTPSSLIECLLDSALDPVIDDAVKRGEVAATAAGQPDPSDTIVSELLSLTVCDPACGSGHFLVAASRRIAKRVAAVRERNPEPTLDAVRSALHEVIARCIYGVDLNPMAVELAKVSLWLEALEPGKPLSFLDAHIKHGNALIGATPALLKRGIPDEAFKPIEGDDKKHAKGLEKQNAQQRANQASLFDLNAEARVTNIAFARDLRHITTAPAGNLGEVRRQASAYETWQTSTEYANALHVADAWCAAFMWRKTPDAPPAVTHGVFRALADPAAAAASKATHEEINRLRKQYEFFHWHLEFPDVFDVPAHGAGIEPATGWAGGFDSVLGNPPWERIKLQEQEFFAQRDEAIATAPNAAARKKLIAVLKDNADRRSLYEEFGAAKRRAEGESHFMRNGGRYPLTGRGDINTYAVFSETDYALMGERGRLGVIVPTGIATDDTTKLFFQNLTRKRSIVSLYDFRNAGFFGDVAGAQGNRFCLLTLQRLPNEAAVDMVHRISELVELDVSERHVGMNSDEIELVNPNTGTCPIFRSRRDAEITLDIYRRIPILWKEGDPKGNPWALSFMAMFHMANDSGLFQTREDLKLDGWALTGNIFAKGECRKLPLYEAKMLHHYTHRFGDYALASMSEGKGVRALPTPSASRLDDPSYTIQPRYWVSEGEVRSKLNRKGWGRQWLLGWRDVTSSLDERTMITTVMPLTAVGDKFLLACGEGRMELLLANWTSLIFDFVARQKLGGTAFKYFVIKQLPALPPELLSIHSSFLEPRILELVYTAHDMAFFARDIGDDGAPFRWNEERRAVIRAELDGLFFHLYGIARDDVNYIMNTFTVLRRKDEARHGMYRTRDMVLAEYDRMAAAGIGLTAPVADGGNYRSTLTPPPGRGPRHLPVPGASS